The genomic interval TTTAAAAGAAAGCATAGAGAATTTGATTACAGATCAGAATGGAATTTATGTAGATGTCACATTTGGTGGAGGTGGACACTCTTCTGCTCTTTTAAAAAAATTAGATAGAAAAGCGACTTTAATTGCTTTAGACAAGGATCAAGAAGCAATCAAAAAAAACCTTATAAAGGATAAACGATTTCATTTATTTCACGAGAATTTTATTTACATTAAACGTATACTGAATCGCTATCATATTAAAAAAGTATCAGGAATATTAGCTGATTTAGGAATTTCTTCTCATCAAATAGAGAATCCTATGAGAGGATTTTCTTATAGATTAAAGAACTGTATTTTGGATATGAGAATGAATCAAAATGATATTTATTCCGCTCAATATGTTTTGAATAAATATTCAAAAAATAAATTATTTCATATGTTTTCTGAATATGGCGAATTTAGAAACGCAAGAAGAATTGTTGAAAAAATATTAAAAAAACGTTTTAAACAACCTATTAAAACTACATCTGATTTAATGAATATTTTTTTTTTAAAAAAAGTATCTTTTGAAAAAAAAAGAAGATTCTTTGCAAGAATTTTCCAATCTATACGAATAGAAGTCAATAATGAAATAAATTTTTTAAAAGATTTCTTGATAGAATCTTCTAATCTCCTACTTCCAGGAG from Blattabacterium cuenoti carries:
- the rsmH gene encoding 16S rRNA (cytosine(1402)-N(4))-methyltransferase RsmH; the encoded protein is MNLQHYFSHNPVLLKESIENLITDQNGIYVDVTFGGGGHSSALLKKLDRKATLIALDKDQEAIKKNLIKDKRFHLFHENFIYIKRILNRYHIKKVSGILADLGISSHQIENPMRGFSYRLKNCILDMRMNQNDIYSAQYVLNKYSKNKLFHMFSEYGEFRNARRIVEKILKKRFKQPIKTTSDLMNIFFLKKVSFEKKRRFFARIFQSIRIEVNNEINFLKDFLIESSNLLLPGGRIAMISYHSVEDRIIKYFFKTGILNQRKGYIVNKKNMIPFKMIHKKVIRPNHLEIKNNPRSRSAGLRIAEKL